The genomic region GGAGGTGAGCAGGTATTGGAACGGGTCGGGAACATCGGTACCGATGGCTGCATCCGCCCGGGGCACCGCGAGACTGACGAGCGCGCTCGTGTCGGCGACGACTGTTCGCAGCCGTGGACCGCTCATCGATCGTCGTCGACCGTCGTCACATCCCCATCGTAGACGTCGACGTCATCGGGGGTAGCGAGATCGAGTGGTTCGTCCTCGAGATCCGCTTTGAGGAGGCGGAGTCGCTGGGCGGTCTCGGCTCCCACCAGTTGCTTCACTGTCTCGAACTCGAGTTGGTCGTCGTAGTACTTCGTCGCAACTAATTCTTGAAACGTCTCACTGTCGGCAGTGTCTTCAATGTACTCTCGGATGGCATCGACGAGGAGATCCGTCCGGTCTTTGTCGAAGAGATCGGCGATGGCATCGAGCCGGTCGACGAGATACTCCGGCGACTGGAAGTGCACCCGTCGCGGATCGTCGCTTGCGCCCATTGTATGTGCAAGTTTTGCACATAGACGGATAACGGTTTCGGCGTCTGCACAGAGCTTGCACAGTAACGCCCGTGGAATAGGAAGAGTTTACGCCGATCTCACTCGTCGTCCTGTGCGTTCAGTTCGTTGAGGAACTGGCCGGCGGTCGTCCCGATACGAACACCGTCGACGTTGCGTACCTCAAGGTCTTGGGTGGCGGTCCGGAAGGGCGTGCCGTCGACAAGGACGCGGTGCATGACGGTCCGGACAGGGGTGGTACCGTACGTGTCGACGACAGTCGCCATCTGTTCGTCGAGATGCCCGTCGTGGTGATCCGTACGGGGATGCTGCGCGCGCTCGAATACAAGTTCGACCACCTCGTCGACCGATGCATGCTCGGAATTCCCGGTTCGTTCACGAACGGCGTAGAGGTCCTTGGAATCAGACATCAGCACTCACCCTGGGCCCCAGTGTCAGTCGTCGATGGCTCCAGTCGTCGCTACTGGCGAATCTCAGCAAGGGAATCTTCGAGCGTGATCGAGACCCTGCAGCGGGGCAGTCCATATCATTCTGGATGTCATCCCCGGTGTTCAACGTACTGGGACTGCGTAAGTCCGTTACATCCGCGAGTGTAGAAAGCGACCACAGGCAGTGCTACACTAGCACATTGGCTCAACAGTCGGCGACCAGATGCTCCTCGAGGTCGCGCGTCCAGTACGTCGCGAGCCCACCCGGACTACAGCGAGCGCACAGCTGCAACGAGCCTTCCAGATGCCCCAGTTCAACCCGGAACCGCGTGAGCGCCGCGAGCGTGTCGACGACGAGTCCACAGCCGTCACAGGCGACGTGATCGCGCTCGTCGGGATCCGGCTCCGTCTGGATCGCGCAGTCGGCGCAGATCGGGTGGGTAACCCGCTCGTCCTGGCCCCAGGAGTGGGCCTCGCCAGTCTCGGTACCGGGCGGGGCGTCGCAGAACGCGCAGCCAGTGAGCGTCTGCTGCATCACTCGCCCTCCGCGTCGGCGTCGCGGCCGGCCGTCCAGCCACGGTGGAAGACGGCCAGCTGCGTGGCTGAATCGAACGCGGTGCCGCTCGGCTCGTGAACCGAACTTGGTCTTCAGGAACCGGAGTGACGACGTCCGCGTCGACAAGGTCGTTGACCAGGCGCTGGGCCGTCGCGTCGTTGATGTCCACCGTGTCGACGCCGGCGGCGTCGCGGTCCTGGGCGAGCAGCGCTTTCTCGAACTGTTCGAAGTCGGCACTTGTATCGTCGTGAGGATATGGATCAGTCATGGCGAGTCACGCCACGCACGCTGTCGCGCGCTGCACGCCTCTCGGCGTGAACGAGATACACGGTTTCTCGTTCGCACACCAGAATGCAAAGCGTTCTGGGGACCCCGACAAACAGGCCGTGCCGTACGGTCAGTCCGGTTACGGGTCGCGATAGCCGATGACGGCGACGTCATCAATGAACAGAACGTCTTCATGAAGTCGAGTTTCAATAACCGATTCCACTATTAGAAGACCAGACGGCAGGATTATAGACTCCGACGACCTGTCCGGACACATTCCCAGCAGGGAAATCCATTGGGGAGGGACGCACACTCACAGTCATCCGGCTGATCCGTGTCCGCTGGTGATTCCCCGTCTTTCTGGACTGTTCCACCATCAGCACGCACTTGGCTGGTTGTCGCCGCTTCGACGATCGGCCGCCGAATGGCCACGGCGACCCGATGTTTGCAGGCACCGTCGAATCGCTGATCAGCTGGACACTCACAACAGGTCGGCCGTCCGTCTCGAACCGTAACGGTATATTCGTGTTCTGCCGGCTTCTCGTGGCTACAGTTCCGAACGCGAACGCCGTCTGGTACGATCACGAACTCGAAGGCCTCGTACTGGGCGCGCTTTGCTACTTTACTCGTAAATGAGAGGTCATCTAACAGGTGCATGTACGCTCGAGCGCTGGTCAGTCAGCGCCCACCCAGCAGGGCGCTTGAAAAACTTCCTCCGGTTCAGCTTTCCTTCACAAGTGTGTCGCGATGCGTTCGCAACGTCACCGGCGAGACGCCCGCAGCGTCAACCACCTGCGCTTGCGTTAGCTCTTGGTCACACTCGCAGGCGGCTTTGTAGATGCACGCGCCAGCGAAGCCTGACGGACTCACACCGGTCGTGATCGCTTCGTCCTCTGCTGTCTCTGCAAGCCTTTCGGCGCGACGCCGGACGGAATCGGGAATGTCCAGCTCGGAGGCGAGCCGTGGAACGAACATGCTCGGTGTCATCGGCTTCGCCGGGAGCCCGAGTTCCGCGTTTATCGTCTTGTAGCAGTTCGTCACTCGCGACTCTCTGACCTGTGCGACCTCGGTGACGTCGTCAATCGTCCGAGTACGTCCGTTACACCGACACGCCCCGTGGACGCTCGCTGCGGCCATCCCCTCGATCGATCGCCCGAGGAGGAGGTCCGACGACTGAGCGCTTCGGAAGAGGGCACACGCCTGGTCACGAATCGTCTCGGACAGGCCGAGTGCGCTGGTGATCCGTCGTACTTCGCCCAGGCCGTGGGAGAGATTGCGGTCCGCTTTCGATTGCCACTTCCCTCGGGTCTGTTCGCGCCGTAGCCGGTCGAGTTGCTGTCGCTTTCGACCAGAAAGTACGTTCCCGTTCGCATCGGTCCCGCGCCCAATCTTCGTCGAGAGCCCACGATCGTGTCGAGCGACAGTGAGTGGTGCGCCCGTTCGCTCTCGTTCCTCTTGCTCGAATGACCGCCACTCAGGTCCGCGATCGATCTGTTGTTCGTCGATGACGAGGCCACAGTTCTCACAGACCGTCTCTCTCGCGTTCGTTGTGACTCGTCCACCACACTCCGAACACTGGTTCGTTGTTACCTCCTGCTGTACGTCTTCGTCGAACGTCGTCGCGTAGATATCACTAGTCGCCATTTGTCTCACCGAAGTTCTGAGGTTCCCTTTTGAGCGGGCTCCTCACCCATTGAGGTGCAAATAAACTCTTCCCGCGAGAATCGGTCTTTCAGGTGTGGTGAGACGGCCCTGATGACTGGCTCTTGCTGTTCCTGAAGTTTAGTAAAAGCTAGCTGATCCCGCAGTATTTTATTATAAAAACCACCTACAGATAGTGTCTACCGCCTGTCCTGTGGGATATCTACTGGGGAATTATGTGCCCGTCTATTGATACCGCTAGACAGATAGGGTAGTATGCACGATTTGACCGGATTCCAACGCGACCTGCTGTACGTGATCGCGGGCCAGGACAAACCACATGGTCTTGCCGTCAAGGACGAACTCGAGGAGTACTATGAGCAGGAAATTCAACACGGCCGATTGTACCCGAATCTCGATTCTCTGGTCGAGAAGGAACTCGTTGAGAAGGGAGAACATGACCGGCGGACGAACTACTACGAGCTGACGCAACGTGGCCAGCGCGAACTGGAAGCACGGCGGGAGTGGGAACAGCAGTACCTCAACGAGGCAGAGGTAGACCTCCCAGCGTAATCCTGTGGTTGCTCATCGTCGCTCTGGATTCTTGGAACACCTATTTCACGGATGCCCACTAACTCACGTTTGTCGATAGCGAACCCCCTCCATCGCATGACTCCGCAGCACTCTCCGATTGGAAACTGTTCGTATTGTGGGTCAGAGATCCGATCCAGTCACATACTCATCGAATACGAGGCGGACCAGGGAGACGGGATCTGGGCTGAGTGCCCCAACTGTTCGGAAGTTGTCGATCCTGAATAATATATCGAAGAGTTGCTCTTTTGAGAGCTCTCTCTTCGGGAGACGGAGGGGTAGATATAGGGGGTACATTACCCGGTCAACCTGTCGAGGTGTTTCCGCCTGATAACCAGTTAATACCCAGCCTAAACCATCACATAACAATATGAGGTACCCCCGAGATAGATGTCTATGAGCCTCTTCGAGCTCACGGCGTTTCAGCGCGACCTGTTGTTCATCATTGCCATGGTAGACGAGCCATCCGGGCAGGAGCTTAAAGACCAATTTGAGGAGGAAACGACAGCTACCGTAAATCGTGGGAACATCTATCCGAATCTCAATACTCTTACTGAGAGAGGGTTCATCAACAAAGAGAGCCGTGATTGCCGAACAAATTGCTATTCTCTTACTCAGCAAGGCCGCTCTTGTCTCCATCAACGTCACAAGTGGGAGCAAGAACACTTAGCTGGTGCCCAACAGACAGTCTGAGTACGGTTATTCAACTCCAGAAACACGGCTAAGAGACGCATTCATTCAGTGACTGCTGGAGGAGATCGCACGTAATTGACGTACAACAAAAAGTATAATTTTGCGACTAGCTTGGAATAGTTTTGTATTCTGCTGAAATGTTTATCTCCGGACTCGCCTATGTCATTCATATGATCCAAAAAATACTCTCAAGGTGGAGGAGTGACAGCTCCACTGAAACTAATGGAAGTTACTGTATTGGCTGTAATACACGGTTTGACGAACCTATGGAGAACTGTCCTAACTGTGGTAGCGTTGTAGTTCCCAATCAGAGGGACGGGGAACCGGATCTATAGAGGCATATACTATTTCGAGAATGATCTGGAAACTTCTCAGAGTCGTGGAAGATGAACCTCAGGAAGCTATATCAGGTCGCTACTGTAGGGGCTGTGAAAAAGTAGTTATGGATGGTAGGGGGTTCTGTCCGACATGTGGTGCGGACACTATCAAACGTTCTCAGAGTGATGAGTAGCCAGTGCTGTAAATATGCGGATCTAATCGTTTGGCTGATCCAGGCTTGTCGCATTGGATCGTCCCGCTGTTGATCCGGTAGAAACAGGTGTTACACTTATTAGGTGTACTTTCGACACATGACTTGTCGGGGCATCCCCGACAGAAACCCGGGCCCAAAGCTTGGCGTCGCATAATTCCAAAGCCTGGGTCTGGTAGTAGGTGACCAACCAGGGGATTTGGGGGTACTCCCGTCCCCTCAAATCCCTGCTTCTGCTATAACCTGTTCAATCAGGAGGGGACACCTACGAAACGAGTTCGAACGTATCCTGATCACAATCAGGACAGTAGTCTTGGAGTATGGGTTCGAGTAGGGATGTGAAGCCAAACACGAGCGCACCACAGGCGGTGCAGCGAATATGATCTGGCAAGATTAGACCCTCTGGAAGTGTCGGAGGGTGTAATTGGGGTATATCATTGTCTGTAGAAGTGCGAGCCGCCGAATTATGGTTGGGACCGTAGTTCGTGGCTCGCTAATAGAGTGACGGCCCCTATACGGATAAGGAGGACGACTGCTCGGAAATCATCAATATGCATCCTCACATAACAGCCAATTCAGCTGTGCGCTACTGAAATAGCCAGAGTTTAGCACTCCTTCAGTCACTCTCAAACAACTGCTTTGTCCGTCGCCAGATGGACGCTGTTTCTGACCCGCTATTGTCCTCTCTTGTGGAAGTCGACTGGTCTTCGTGCACCTGCTGCCGCTCTCGGTCACGATCAGTACGTTCTGGCGTAAGCCGCTCGATTTCTGCTTCGAGTTGGTCAATACGCTCGTTTTTCTGTTCGAGCCGTGCCTCGAGCTCGTCGACACGATCAGCCAGCAGCCGATTTTTCTCTGTTAAATACACCCAGGTGCGCTCCGAGCTATCGCTGCCTTCGTCAGCAGCCGGCTTCTCTGTACTACTGTTGGGGCGATTTGACTCGTCGGTGGCGTCTGGATCGTAGAACTCGGAGGTATTCGCAATCGCCCGCTCGATGGTCTTTTCACCGTACGTCGACCCGTCGGCGTAGTGGACTTCGTCCCATTTCGGTCGGATGAGTCCGGACTGTCGAAACAGCCGGTCCATCTGTGTCTGCTCGCCACCGGTCCAGAACGCCAGCATACAGCATAGTGCCATATCGGCTTCAGACTGACTTTCGTAGCTGCCTGTATGTCCGTTCCAGAGGCGCTCGAACTTCGCCCCGTTTGAGGCGTTCGTTGCTTTCTCTATGAGTTCCTCGTCCGTGAGGTCGGTACTGACGTCGCTGCCCTTGTCTGTCTCAGCGTCTTCGATATCGGTCCTACTGTGACCGGACTCAGACGCTTCGCCGTTGGTGTCCTGTATGTACTCGCTGTGAATCGCCACGAGTGCGTCTTGTCGATGAGCGATACGCGAGGGCGTCCCGTCGACGTGATCACCAGTAACTGTGAAGAAGCGCGCGTTGTCGTACAGTTCGACGCTTCCTTTGCGGTTTCGTCCGTCGGGCAGGTCACCTTTGGTCAGCACGTGGTAGCCAGTTCCGGACGGCGAGATCTCGGTGAAGGAGTCGAGTCGTTTGATGATGTCTCGAGCCGTGTTGTCCACGTCTTCGCTTTCCGGGTCGCGGCAGTCGTCGAGATCGACGCCGACGTACGGATCGTCTTCTGTAAACACGAAGCCGACGCCGTCGGCGTCCCCAGTTTCGGCGTACTCGAGGGCTGTCGCGAACTTGGCCCACGTGTCCGGGTCTGTTGATGATGCGAACGAACCGGTGCTCGGCGTTACTGGTATTTTCGTTGGCTTCCCGTCGCGGTGCTCTTCGCGCCAGCACACCCACTGCTCTCGGGTTCGAATCCCGGCTGGCAATGCGTCGCTGTCGATGATCGTTGTTTCACTCATGGTGATATTTCGAACGGCCCACTCCTCTTGGGCCGATACAAAATCTCACTACGCTGCTCTTGTTCTCGGTCACTGGTTGGCGACCCGACACGGGTCATCGGGGATGCACAATCGTCTCGAGACATCAGCGACATAGACCGATCGTTCTCACCTGGGTGGCACGCATCAGTTCCAACGGTGTGCCCCCCTTCTTTCTTAGTTGGTTTTTGCCGTAGCGACGGTCGTGATCGGGCATATTCGCTACAGTAGCCCGGCTTACGGCAGGGATATTACCGTAAGCCGTCGATGCCGTAGTACCGTCGCTACTGTAAGTGCCGTAAGACCGTTCTGGCGTGCGCCTCTCGGCTAGTTCCTCAGCGAGTGATGCTGTCTGATCTGTCCCGATCGTCAAGGTACCGTCTCCGCGACAGTCTCGATACCACTCCCGGATCATGACGTCCAGCCCTCCGCGAGTTCGACTCCTTCGTAACACCGAACAGACGACCCGTCGCGGTATCCGACTGTCCGTTCGAAGTCGACGTGATTGCTGAGCCGGCGTGCGAACCAGTTCTTCGAGTCTGGGGAGATGCCGTGCTGCTCAGCCCAGCTTTCGTACGTCGCATACACTGCTGCGGAAGTGGTCGCCCCGCTTTCGGATTCCCGCAAACAATCCTCGGCGAACTTGGCAACGGCCGCATCTGGATCGTCTTTCCACTCTGCCTTCGTTTCGCCGGGTGTCGACGTCGATGCCGTATCTGACTCCCCGTCGTCCAAATCAGAATCAGCTTCGGGGGAAGAACCAGGATCCGATCTCGCCGGCTCGGTCTCTGTCTTAGTATGAACGGACTTCTCCTCTCCGACAGATGGCTCGGGGTTCCCGACTGTGAACGACGTCTCGAGAAGCTCCGACAATGGGTGAGCATCGCCGTTACGGTAGACAAACGGCTGTTGGTCACCGTCTTCGAGGACGATGATCGCGTAACTCCGTTGATCGTACTCGGGAACGGGAAGTGTGTCTTCCGGGACGAACGGGCGCTTGATCCGCGACCACTCCGACTCGAACGCCGACTTTTCCTCGTAGACGTGACGTTCGCCGTGTTCGTCGACGACGTACTCGTCAGCCGCCGGATCGTAGCTGTAGACGGCCGGAACGCGATCCTTGGTCAGTTCGTCGAGCGATCGGAGGCGGATATGTTCGTCGGCCTGACCGTCACGCAGGACGATATCGCCTTCGTCATGCGTCCAAACGCTCTGGTCAGTATCGCTTTTTATCGCAACCGGACGGACGGCAGTGACGCCGCCCTGCTCGGTCGCACCGCCGTTGAACGTGATCGACGAATCCGACGTGTAGAACCGCTGCTCTCCGCTCTGGAGCACGCGAACGGGCGGTGACAGGATTCCTTCGACGCGCTCGGCCCAGTACGTCTGCGAATCGTCGGTGCGGACGACGAACAGCGGTATCTCCTCGGCCTCCTGCGCTTTCCGGAGGTTCGTCAGTACCTTCGAGGGATTCTCCGGCGTCGTCGTTTCGACCTCGATAGCGAACGTCGGATCGAGATCGGGGTGTGTCGCTCTCGCGTCGGGTTTCTCGCTCCCGTCCTGTGAGAGGATCGAGACAGTGAACCCCAGAGACGTGAGTTCCGATTCGATCTCCAACAGCGCATCGTCGTGATCGCTACTGCCCGCAGCTCGCACGTTTCCGGTGTCAGGAGTGGCGACCTGTTCACCCGCCTCCGTGAGTTGAACGACGACATCGTCAGCCTCGATATCGACCGTCGTATCGACGAGGCGAGAGCGCTGCCGAATGTCCGTGAGTTCGTTCACCGACGGCGGGTCGGCATCGACGTCCTGGTACAGTTGCCGGAGTTTACCGTCGACCGTTTCGACCGGTACCCACTCGTTCTCTTCACGCACGCCGCGTTGCAGCTGGACGCTTCGGATCGTCTTCGCGATCGCGACGTCGAGGTCGTCGGTGGTAACGCTGAGGACCTCGCGAAGTTCGTCGGGCGTACTCGCGTCCGGCGTTGCAGCTTCCTCCGAGACGCCAAACCCATCGCTCACGCGGTTTTGAATTGCCGTCAGCGTCTCCTGGAAACGCTCTTCCTCTTCGTCGGTCAACGGCTGGGTGCTTTCGGGGTGTCCCTCCGGAATCGGAAGTGGTTCGACGCTGAACGGGTACGGACCGGTTTTACCGAACGTCGGACTCGGCAGACTCGCAATCCATTCGCCCCGCGGTAGCGATCGAATTCTGTTCGCGAAGTCGACGGGATCCATCTCCTCGTGTGCCATCGCCTGGGCCATCTCCTGGTCGACGTTGATCTTCCCGACCAGCGACGTCCCGATGTTGTTCAGGGCGTTCAGGTACACCTTCCGTCCGCCTTCAGCTTCGATCTGTTCGGGAAACTGCATCGACAGTCCGACCGACAGGCGAAAGCCCCGTCCTTTCTCGAGCAGGTCGTTCATGATGTCGGAGACTACGACGGACGCCGCTTCGTCGATCAGCAGATTCGCGACGTACTCGTCGGGCTGGCGATCGAGATTTCGCTTGCGCTCTTTGAGGGCGTCGTCGAGATTCGTCAGGATCACCCCCGTCATGATCGTCGCAGCATCGTCGCGGAGGTCACCTAGGTCGAACAGGATGACCTTGTTCTCGTCGAGGACGTCCCGGAAGTCGAACCGGCGCTCGGTGTTGTTGAAGATCTTCCTGAGGTGGGTGTCCTGCGAGATGTAGGCGAGCCGGTTCCCGACGCCACCCATCACATTCGAGAACGTACTGGAGTCCAGCTGCAGCTGCCGGCGGATCGTCCGCTCGATCTCCTCGTCACTCGTCTGAGGAACTTCCGCCATATCGGGCTGGGGCGGGCCAGCGTCCCACAGTTGATCGACGGCGTGTTCCAGTTGCTGATGCGCGAAGTAGTTCTCCGACTCTCGGTATCGCCCGTTCTCCCGGCCGTACTCTTCGTCGAACAGCGTCTTGATCAGCGACTGGATAACGGTGGGGGCGACGGTCGCTCGCTCGTAGCGCTCCTCGCCCATGACGAGCTTCAGAAGCTCTTCGTAGTGATCTGCTTTCCGTTGGACGGCGTCCTCACGCCGCCGTCCGTTCTCCAGCGAGGGCTCCAAGTTGAAAAACGAGAATCCCGGAAGGACGTCTGGTACCGGGAAGTGGATCACGTTCTCCTCGAGGTCGGACAGTCCGAAGCGCCGCCCGTGGGCGCGCATATAGTTCTCCGTCATACCGTCGCCCTTCGGATCGATGAGGACGACTGGTCCCTCCGTATTAGCATACAACGAGAGCATATCGTTGATGAGCGCTTTCGACTTCCCCGAGCCAGTCGTCCCGAATCGTCCGTAGTGCGTCGGAAGGAGTCCTGGTGGCACGTGTGTCGGAATACCTTCCGGAACACCGTTCTCGTCGAGCGCGTAGCCGATCGCCATCCCGTCACGGAACTCGCGCATGAGGTCCTGGTGCGGGCGAGGAAGCGGATTGCGGCTCTGCTGTTCGGCTCGCGTGCCTCTCGTTCCCTCGACGGTGAGATCGCCCGACGACGGCGTCAAGATGAAGTTCGCGAGCTCATCTCCGTTCAACACGAGATCGGGCCGAGTCGCTCCAGAGCCGGTAGTGATCTCACGGTCCCGCAAGCGCGAGAGTTCCCGCTGAGCGCGTTTTTCTTTCGTCTTCTGTCGGAGTCCCCCCTCGCGTAATCGCTGGCCGTCAACGCCGTAGAAGCGCCCGTCGAGCGAATCGAGCGCAGAGCACATCGTCTCGAGACTCGATTCGAGCGACGGTGGAACAGAATCCTCCGAGGGGACGGAAACCACACGGAGATTGGTAGTGAACGTCCGCTCTGGCGAGTTGTCCTCGATACGGTCGTACCGTCGCTTTGCATCGCCTCGCAGGTCAGCCGCCGTCCGCTCCCAGTTATCGTCGAGAAGAAAGCCCAGGACCTTCTGACCGAGTGTGTCGCGCCCAGCGAGGAGGTCGGCCTGACGGTCGACAGCGCTGGAGGTCCAGTCCGGTTTTCGGCGAAAAACGACTTGGAAGGCAGTCGGCTGGTCTACCTCCGTGAGCAGATCGATCAGCGGTGCGAGCGGCGCACGCCCTTGGTCGGATTCGTCAGCGGATCCGGATTGCGTCGCCGATGTCGTGAACGCGGTGAGCGGCGTCATCCAGTCACGTTTCCGTTCGCCCTCGCCCTGCCAGCGGACGCCGACGGGCGAGACGTCATCGATCGGTGGACGGGCTAACACACGACCGTCCGGTGTCGCAGTCGGTCGGTCGAGTTTCGTCCACGGCTGCTCCTTCGGGATCTCGTCCGGCGAAGCGAGTTCAATCACACCGCCTTCACAGTCGACGTACCTGCTGCTGGCTTCGTTGGTGGCCCCGCCGTCTGTAGCGGCTGGGCGCTGATTGCTCTCTTCGAGTTCGCAGTCGCGGTAGAGCTGGTCGTGTTCGACCCGCTCACGGAACTCCTCGTGGGTGTACTCGGCTGGCGATACTAACTTGGCGATAGGATCGAGTGTGACGCGAGAGATGTCGAACGAGGGAGGGTAGATCGTCCGAAGTCGTTTCTCGAACGTGTCTAACTGGCCTCCAGTTACCCCGTAGTAAAACTCGACAGGCTCGCCGTCGCCCTGGCTCAACGCAAGAAACTCGAACGTCGGCGGTGGCGTACTGTAGAGTGGATTCAATCGCTCGCCGAGACTCTGTGATTCAGCGGTCTGGAGTTTGTGGAGGCTGGCGATCGTCTCGGGGACGGAGCTTGCAGCGTACTCCTCCGAGGTCGGTGTTACTCGCAGGTATTCCCGTCGCATCTTATTGGCTCCTCTCCTCGCCTGGGTCGGCGCCTGCATCGGCTGTACCCCCGTCAGCTACTGTCGGCTGGCTATTCTGCTTCTCCGATAGTAGGTTCTCGAGAAGCGCTTCCGCCGAGAGATCGTCGTTCAGCAGTCGCTCTGCAGTCGACCGTGAGAGACCGTAGCGGTTTGTCAGCGCGTTCACTCGGGCTTCGCGCTCGACGACCTCCTCGAACTCGAGGAGATCGTCGGGAGTGTTGCTAATCGCTTGCTGGATGAACGCCCGGTCGTCCGGTTCGTAGTCGATGACCCGCTTTTCGAACTCGTCGGCGACGACGTGGAGCGGGTACGTCCCGTGTTCTTCGACGCGAACGAGCGCCTGGCTATACCCGAGATCTTCCTTGCCGGCGTCGGCGCCGCGAACGTACGTACGCTGCTCGCGCGTGAGCCCGATCTTGTCCGCGGTCTCGTCGTCGAGGCCTGGGAGTTTGTGGAACACCTTGATCGGACACATCCCGAGGATCTTCTCGGCCTGATCGGTCTCGTAGAACTCTTGGGCAGTCTGGGAGAGTAAGACCATCCGAAGGCCGGCGTGTCGCTGGTGGCGGAACGCCGTTTCGAGGAAGTCGAGATTCGCCTGGTCCTCGAACAGGTAGTGGGCCTCGTCAATCGCGAGCTCGACGTTTCGGTCCGTCTTCTTGGCCTGCTGGTAGACCGTCGACAGGAGCAACTGCATCAGGAACGTCTGGCGGTCGATCCCCGATGCGCTCCCCTCGATCTGGCCTAAATCGATGTAGACGACTTTGTTATCGCCCTCCAGAATGTCGACCTCCGACCGTCGGGAGAGGTTTTCGTATGCCCCACCGTCGCGGAACGGCTGAAGTGCGATGGCCAGTTCGTCGGCGTACTGGGCGGCCCGTTCGCGAGCGGACTCCGACGTAGCGATGTTGTGTTCGCTGGGGTTCTCGGCGACATCAGCGAGGACGCGATGGACGTCCGTCATCGTCGGCGAGTTCTCGGGC from Natronoarchaeum mannanilyticum harbors:
- a CDS encoding DUF7558 family protein; translation: MQQTLTGCAFCDAPPGTETGEAHSWGQDERVTHPICADCAIQTEPDPDERDHVACDGCGLVVDTLAALTRFRVELGHLEGSLQLCARCSPGGLATYWTRDLEEHLVADC
- a CDS encoding SWIM zinc finger family protein, with the translated sequence MHLLDDLSFTSKVAKRAQYEAFEFVIVPDGVRVRNCSHEKPAEHEYTVTVRDGRPTCCECPADQRFDGACKHRVAVAIRRPIVEAATTSQVRADGGTVQKDGESPADTDQPDDCECASLPNGFPCWECVRTGRRSL
- a CDS encoding transcription initiation factor IIB family protein translates to MATSDIYATTFDEDVQQEVTTNQCSECGGRVTTNARETVCENCGLVIDEQQIDRGPEWRSFEQEERERTGAPLTVARHDRGLSTKIGRGTDANGNVLSGRKRQQLDRLRREQTRGKWQSKADRNLSHGLGEVRRITSALGLSETIRDQACALFRSAQSSDLLLGRSIEGMAAASVHGACRCNGRTRTIDDVTEVAQVRESRVTNCYKTINAELGLPAKPMTPSMFVPRLASELDIPDSVRRRAERLAETAEDEAITTGVSPSGFAGACIYKAACECDQELTQAQVVDAAGVSPVTLRTHRDTLVKES
- a CDS encoding PadR family transcriptional regulator → MHDLTGFQRDLLYVIAGQDKPHGLAVKDELEEYYEQEIQHGRLYPNLDSLVEKELVEKGEHDRRTNYYELTQRGQRELEARREWEQQYLNEAEVDLPA
- a CDS encoding PadR family transcriptional regulator gives rise to the protein MVDEPSGQELKDQFEEETTATVNRGNIYPNLNTLTERGFINKESRDCRTNCYSLTQQGRSCLHQRHKWEQEHLAGAQQTV
- a CDS encoding primase-like DNA-binding domain-containing protein, which gives rise to MRREYLRVTPTSEEYAASSVPETIASLHKLQTAESQSLGERLNPLYSTPPPTFEFLALSQGDGEPVEFYYGVTGGQLDTFEKRLRTIYPPSFDISRVTLDPIAKLVSPAEYTHEEFRERVEHDQLYRDCELEESNQRPAATDGGATNEASSRYVDCEGGVIELASPDEIPKEQPWTKLDRPTATPDGRVLARPPIDDVSPVGVRWQGEGERKRDWMTPLTAFTTSATQSGSADESDQGRAPLAPLIDLLTEVDQPTAFQVVFRRKPDWTSSAVDRQADLLAGRDTLGQKVLGFLLDDNWERTAADLRGDAKRRYDRIEDNSPERTFTTNLRVVSVPSEDSVPPSLESSLETMCSALDSLDGRFYGVDGQRLREGGLRQKTKEKRAQRELSRLRDREITTGSGATRPDLVLNGDELANFILTPSSGDLTVEGTRGTRAEQQSRNPLPRPHQDLMREFRDGMAIGYALDENGVPEGIPTHVPPGLLPTHYGRFGTTGSGKSKALINDMLSLYANTEGPVVLIDPKGDGMTENYMRAHGRRFGLSDLEENVIHFPVPDVLPGFSFFNLEPSLENGRRREDAVQRKADHYEELLKLVMGEERYERATVAPTVIQSLIKTLFDEEYGRENGRYRESENYFAHQQLEHAVDQLWDAGPPQPDMAEVPQTSDEEIERTIRRQLQLDSSTFSNVMGGVGNRLAYISQDTHLRKIFNNTERRFDFRDVLDENKVILFDLGDLRDDAATIMTGVILTNLDDALKERKRNLDRQPDEYVANLLIDEAASVVVSDIMNDLLEKGRGFRLSVGLSMQFPEQIEAEGGRKVYLNALNNIGTSLVGKINVDQEMAQAMAHEEMDPVDFANRIRSLPRGEWIASLPSPTFGKTGPYPFSVEPLPIPEGHPESTQPLTDEEEERFQETLTAIQNRVSDGFGVSEEAATPDASTPDELREVLSVTTDDLDVAIAKTIRSVQLQRGVREENEWVPVETVDGKLRQLYQDVDADPPSVNELTDIRQRSRLVDTTVDIEADDVVVQLTEAGEQVATPDTGNVRAAGSSDHDDALLEIESELTSLGFTVSILSQDGSEKPDARATHPDLDPTFAIEVETTTPENPSKVLTNLRKAQEAEEIPLFVVRTDDSQTYWAERVEGILSPPVRVLQSGEQRFYTSDSSITFNGGATEQGGVTAVRPVAIKSDTDQSVWTHDEGDIVLRDGQADEHIRLRSLDELTKDRVPAVYSYDPAADEYVVDEHGERHVYEEKSAFESEWSRIKRPFVPEDTLPVPEYDQRSYAIIVLEDGDQQPFVYRNGDAHPLSELLETSFTVGNPEPSVGEEKSVHTKTETEPARSDPGSSPEADSDLDDGESDTASTSTPGETKAEWKDDPDAAVAKFAEDCLRESESGATTSAAVYATYESWAEQHGISPDSKNWFARRLSNHVDFERTVGYRDGSSVRCYEGVELAEGWTS